In Lactobacillus sp. PV012, one genomic interval encodes:
- a CDS encoding acetyl-CoA carboxylase biotin carboxyl carrier protein, producing the protein MNGNIDEIQILMKQFEDSEIRELKIDSKDFHLYLSKNKVKSVEATKPALPKVAVKKEEDSPQPKKQEKLEDAGVPVKAPIVGIVYLQAKPGQPAFVKVGQHLKKGDTICIIEAMKMMTEVKSTVTGTVKAIKVENEDLVEVDQPLIMVEED; encoded by the coding sequence ATGAATGGAAATATTGATGAAATTCAAATCTTAATGAAGCAGTTTGAGGATTCTGAAATACGAGAATTAAAAATAGATAGTAAAGATTTTCACTTGTACTTGAGCAAAAATAAAGTCAAATCAGTAGAAGCCACTAAACCTGCTTTACCTAAAGTTGCAGTGAAAAAAGAAGAAGATTCTCCTCAACCTAAAAAGCAAGAAAAACTTGAAGATGCAGGGGTACCAGTGAAGGCACCAATTGTGGGGATTGTCTATTTACAAGCTAAGCCTGGACAACCTGCCTTTGTAAAGGTTGGCCAACATCTTAAAAAAGGAGATACAATCTGCATTATTGAAGCTATGAAGATGATGACAGAAGTAAAAAGTACAGTTACTGGTACTGTTAAAGCAATTAAAGTTGAAAATGAAGACTTAGTTGAAGTAGATCAGCCTTTAATTATGGTTGAGGAAGATTAA
- a CDS encoding MarR family winged helix-turn-helix transcriptional regulator — MNELYKEINDALYNTYYGINRIEEEELKKSRFKDLTVKEMHAIDAITLHGELTVSQVASKLHVSRATITATVDRLVRKGYVKRVRDEKDRRVIHLKLTKKGRVLCRAYHAYHNMMVKSFLQNLDEDELKTIYHAFTNLEKFVNSH, encoded by the coding sequence ATGAATGAATTGTATAAGGAAATCAACGACGCACTTTATAATACATACTACGGAATTAATCGAATTGAAGAAGAAGAATTAAAAAAAAGTCGTTTTAAAGATTTAACTGTTAAAGAAATGCATGCCATTGATGCAATTACTTTACATGGGGAACTAACTGTCTCACAAGTTGCAAGTAAACTACATGTCTCGCGGGCTACGATTACTGCGACAGTAGATAGATTAGTTCGTAAAGGTTATGTAAAACGAGTACGTGATGAAAAGGATCGCCGAGTAATTCATCTAAAATTAACTAAAAAGGGTCGGGTTTTATGTAGAGCGTATCATGCTTATCACAACATGATGGTAAAGAGCTTTTTACAAAACTTAGATGAAGATGAATTAAAGACAATTTATCATGCCTTTACTAATCTTGAAAAATTTGTAAATTCACACTAG
- the fabZ gene encoding 3-hydroxyacyl-ACP dehydratase FabZ, whose product MKLNAVEIQQIIGYHPPLCLLDRVISLELDDFLIATASISINEPFFKGHFPDNPVMPGVLIVESMVQGAQILFKNKFPKLQLKKIKKARFKKMVKPGDELVMKLKVLDLDNKICDAKVYVNDEVACSSELVFS is encoded by the coding sequence GTGAAATTAAACGCCGTTGAAATTCAACAAATTATTGGTTATCACCCTCCACTTTGCTTATTAGATCGAGTAATCAGTCTTGAATTAGATGATTTCCTGATAGCCACTGCAAGCATTAGTATCAATGAACCTTTTTTCAAAGGACACTTTCCTGATAATCCAGTAATGCCAGGCGTTTTAATAGTTGAAAGTATGGTGCAAGGAGCACAAATTTTATTTAAAAATAAATTTCCTAAATTACAGTTAAAGAAAATAAAAAAAGCCAGGTTTAAAAAGATGGTAAAACCTGGTGATGAATTAGTTATGAAGCTGAAAGTTTTAGATTTAGACAATAAAATTTGTGATGCCAAAGTGTATGTAAATGATGAAGTAGCATGTAGTAGTGAACTTGTTTTCTCTTAA
- a CDS encoding acyl carrier protein — protein MTKEEIFNDIKAIAQEELEVEPDQITLETNIKEDLDADSLDLFEILNEIEDKYDIELETDDKIETMNQLVDFVKEQLDSQK, from the coding sequence ATGACAAAAGAAGAAATTTTTAACGATATCAAAGCTATTGCTCAAGAAGAACTAGAAGTTGAACCAGATCAAATTACCCTTGAAACTAATATTAAGGAAGACTTGGATGCAGATAGTTTAGATTTATTTGAAATCTTAAATGAAATTGAAGACAAGTATGATATCGAATTAGAAACTGATGACAAAATTGAAACCATGAATCAATTAGTAGATTTTGTTAAAGAACAATTAGATAGTCAAAAATAA
- the fabZ gene encoding 3-hydroxyacyl-ACP dehydratase FabZ — translation MKDLGIKEIKKIIPHRYPMLLLDRVVEVIPGKSATGIHNVSFNEEVVQASSKTNPVLPAPLIVEALAQTGAVALLSEEKFSGKTAYFGGIQQADFFDEAQPGDQLILKTELTKIRKNIGVGIGKAYVKEKLIVSAELTFVIN, via the coding sequence ATGAAAGATCTAGGAATTAAAGAAATCAAAAAAATTATTCCTCATCGCTACCCGATGCTTTTGTTAGATCGAGTAGTAGAGGTTATACCTGGCAAAAGTGCAACTGGAATTCATAATGTAAGCTTTAATGAAGAAGTTGTCCAAGCTAGTTCAAAAACCAATCCAGTTTTGCCAGCACCATTAATTGTAGAAGCATTAGCACAAACTGGCGCAGTTGCGCTTTTAAGTGAGGAAAAATTCAGTGGGAAAACAGCATATTTTGGTGGTATTCAACAAGCTGATTTTTTCGACGAAGCTCAACCAGGTGATCAATTAATATTAAAAACCGAATTAACAAAGATTAGAAAAAATATAGGTGTTGGGATTGGAAAAGCATATGTTAAAGAGAAACTTATTGTAAGTGCGGAATTAACATTTGTAATTAATTAG
- a CDS encoding ACP S-malonyltransferase — MKTVLLFSGQGAQRPGMGLDFMADPLFKEIIEQASLASKKDILTIFKSENEELNKTVNVQPALVAFEAGIYQMLQRDWPDLQIQGMIGLSLGEYSAMFASGALDLENTISLVSDRARYMQEDANQVTSAMVAVLKPQTSKIETLLTELQQEGEKVFIANYNSPSQIVISGEKEAVKQASTLITEEKLATRLIELEVNGAFHTPLFTKASQKMHERLNKVSFSKNQIPVISNTTAVAFKDNWGLIMEKQLMKPTHFGACLQYLLEQEDIDTAIEIGPGKTLSLFAKQVNHKLKRYQLGKYKDYQKFIEEKDGIKG, encoded by the coding sequence ATGAAAACAGTACTTTTATTTAGTGGACAAGGAGCCCAACGACCAGGAATGGGTCTTGATTTCATGGCAGATCCGCTTTTTAAAGAAATAATTGAACAAGCAAGTTTGGCTAGTAAAAAAGATATTCTTACCATTTTTAAAAGTGAGAATGAAGAACTTAACAAAACAGTTAATGTTCAACCAGCTCTGGTAGCATTTGAAGCAGGAATCTACCAGATGTTACAAAGAGACTGGCCAGATTTGCAAATTCAGGGAATGATTGGACTTTCTTTAGGTGAATATAGTGCCATGTTTGCTAGTGGGGCACTAGATTTAGAAAATACGATTAGTCTGGTCAGTGACCGGGCACGCTATATGCAAGAAGATGCGAATCAAGTAACGAGTGCGATGGTAGCTGTGCTTAAACCTCAAACTTCTAAAATTGAAACTCTTTTGACCGAGTTACAACAAGAGGGTGAAAAGGTTTTTATTGCAAACTATAATTCACCTTCCCAAATTGTAATTAGCGGAGAAAAAGAAGCAGTAAAACAGGCTAGTACTCTGATTACAGAAGAAAAATTGGCTACAAGGTTAATAGAGCTAGAGGTAAATGGTGCTTTTCACACGCCCTTATTTACCAAAGCTAGTCAAAAGATGCATGAGCGACTTAATAAAGTGAGTTTTAGTAAAAATCAGATTCCCGTTATTTCTAATACAACAGCAGTAGCCTTTAAAGATAACTGGGGCTTGATAATGGAAAAGCAGCTAATGAAACCTACTCATTTCGGAGCTTGCTTGCAATATTTACTTGAGCAAGAGGATATTGATACTGCAATAGAGATTGGACCTGGGAAAACATTATCTTTGTTTGCTAAACAAGTAAATCATAAATTAAAACGTTACCAATTAGGAAAATATAAAGATTATCAAAAATTTATTGAGGAAAAAGATGGAATTAAAGGATAA
- a CDS encoding beta-ketoacyl-ACP synthase III, which produces MKDIEIVASAKSIPSKVVTNEELSNLMDTSDEWIQKRTGIKKRHISTIKNTSDLASDVAMQLLNKTATQASEIDLIIVATMSPDNMTPATAAMVQGAIGARRAIAFDISAACSGFSYAIAIAHDLMVSNNFKKAIVIGSEVLSKMLNWHDRTTAVLFGDGAGGVLLNASAHQHLLAHELQTFGELGNKLIAGHTKVEKDFTANDHVFSTFEMDGREVYRFATHKVPESIKLAIAKAKLNLNQIEYYLLHQANVRIIKSVARNLKQPLTKFPVNIDEYGNTAAASEAILLAECMEKNLFKKGDIISLSGFGGGLTAATIIYKF; this is translated from the coding sequence GTGAAAGATATTGAAATTGTTGCTAGTGCCAAAAGTATACCCTCAAAAGTAGTCACTAATGAAGAATTGAGTAATTTGATGGACACATCAGATGAATGGATTCAGAAAAGAACAGGGATTAAAAAAAGACATATTAGTACAATTAAAAATACTTCAGATCTTGCCAGTGATGTAGCCATGCAGTTGTTAAACAAGACAGCTACTCAAGCCAGTGAAATTGATTTAATTATTGTAGCAACTATGTCACCAGATAATATGACACCGGCTACAGCAGCGATGGTTCAAGGTGCAATTGGGGCCAGACGGGCTATTGCTTTTGATATTTCAGCTGCGTGTTCAGGATTTTCGTATGCAATTGCAATTGCACATGATCTGATGGTGAGCAATAATTTTAAAAAAGCAATTGTGATTGGTAGTGAAGTTTTGTCTAAAATGCTTAATTGGCATGATCGCACTACAGCAGTTTTATTTGGTGATGGGGCTGGTGGAGTATTATTAAATGCTAGTGCGCATCAGCATTTATTAGCTCATGAATTACAAACATTTGGTGAACTAGGAAATAAGCTAATTGCTGGTCATACCAAAGTAGAAAAAGATTTTACAGCAAATGACCATGTATTTAGTACCTTTGAAATGGATGGGAGAGAAGTATATCGGTTTGCGACGCATAAAGTTCCCGAATCCATTAAGTTGGCAATTGCAAAAGCTAAGTTAAATCTTAATCAAATTGAGTACTATCTTCTTCATCAAGCTAACGTGCGGATTATTAAAAGTGTAGCGCGTAATCTGAAACAGCCACTTACGAAATTTCCAGTTAACATTGATGAATATGGAAATACTGCAGCGGCAAGTGAAGCAATCTTGTTAGCAGAGTGTATGGAAAAAAATCTTTTTAAAAAAGGAGATATTATTTCCCTGAGTGGTTTCGGAGGCGGCCTAACTGCTGCAACGATAATTTATAAATTTTAA
- the fabF gene encoding beta-ketoacyl-ACP synthase II codes for MQRVVITGMGAIAPNGNGFNEFVENSLLGKNGIKSISKFDASETGISVAGEIDDFTSEDFVGKKAAKRMDLYSQYAIQVATEAMEMAQITEENTKSEDLGVIFGSGIGGLTTLEEQIIRMHDKGPRRMSPFFIPMAIGNMAAGNISIRFKAKNISTSIVTACASGNNSIGEAFRQIKEGRAQVMIAGSSEATINESAIGGFAALTALSKSSDPDHASLPFDKDRSGFVLGEGAGAVVLESLEHARKRNAKILGEIVGYGATSDAYHITSPDPEGEGAARAMKLAISEANITPAEVGYINAHGTATNINDSGESRAIIKVFGKESSVLVSSTKGMTGHLLGAAGAIEAVLTIASLQKGKFPMNVGCFNQDDACEVNLVTSASQNIETNYAISNSFGFGGHNAVLAFKKWSEK; via the coding sequence ATGCAAAGAGTTGTTATTACTGGGATGGGAGCGATTGCTCCTAATGGAAATGGATTTAACGAATTTGTAGAAAATAGTTTGTTAGGAAAAAATGGTATAAAGTCAATTTCAAAATTTGATGCAAGTGAAACAGGCATTTCTGTAGCAGGTGAAATTGATGATTTTACTTCAGAAGATTTTGTGGGCAAAAAGGCTGCAAAAAGAATGGATTTATATTCACAATATGCAATTCAAGTAGCTACAGAAGCAATGGAAATGGCCCAAATTACCGAAGAAAATACTAAGTCTGAAGACTTGGGAGTAATTTTCGGTTCTGGAATTGGTGGTTTGACTACTTTAGAGGAACAAATAATTCGCATGCATGATAAAGGTCCCAGAAGAATGTCACCATTTTTTATTCCAATGGCAATAGGAAATATGGCAGCTGGTAATATTTCAATTCGTTTTAAAGCAAAAAATATTTCAACATCAATCGTAACTGCATGTGCTTCAGGAAATAATTCGATTGGAGAAGCTTTTCGCCAAATTAAAGAGGGAAGAGCACAAGTAATGATTGCAGGTAGTAGTGAAGCAACAATTAATGAATCTGCAATTGGTGGTTTTGCGGCCTTAACAGCTCTTTCTAAAAGTTCTGATCCTGATCATGCTAGTCTTCCTTTTGATAAAGATCGTTCAGGATTTGTTTTAGGAGAAGGAGCTGGGGCAGTAGTTCTAGAAAGCTTAGAGCATGCTAGAAAACGTAATGCCAAAATATTAGGAGAAATTGTTGGTTATGGAGCAACTAGTGATGCCTATCATATTACTTCGCCGGATCCTGAAGGAGAAGGTGCGGCTAGAGCGATGAAGCTAGCTATCTCTGAGGCAAACATTACGCCTGCTGAAGTTGGGTATATAAATGCTCATGGTACTGCAACTAATATAAATGATAGCGGTGAAAGTCGGGCGATAATTAAAGTCTTTGGTAAAGAAAGTTCAGTCTTAGTTTCTTCAACTAAGGGGATGACAGGACACTTACTAGGAGCAGCAGGTGCAATAGAAGCTGTTTTAACGATAGCAAGCTTACAAAAAGGGAAGTTTCCAATGAATGTTGGTTGTTTTAATCAAGATGATGCATGTGAAGTTAATTTAGTGACTTCTGCTAGTCAAAACATTGAAACTAATTATGCCATTTCGAATTCATTTGGTTTTGGAGGACATAATGCAGTTTTAGCTTTTAAGAAATGGAGTGAGAAGTAA
- a CDS encoding 3-oxoacyl-ACP reductase family protein, translated as MELKDKVVLITGSTRGLGASLAVAFAKKGAKLLLNGRHEKIPVELEETLKQLGGEYKYLQADLTKVNLKDYFNQAWEEFGKVDILINNAGITRDKMFIGMRDADFDEVMNLDLRIPFFLSKVALKKMNRERSGVILNMSSIVGMHGNVGQANYATAKAGLIGLTKSLAKEAAMRNIRVNAIAPGMIDTEMTQVLSERVKNNILKQIPLTRFGKTSEVAQAAIFLTQNDYITGQTIVVDGGMTI; from the coding sequence ATGGAATTAAAGGATAAAGTAGTTCTTATAACCGGATCTACACGAGGCTTAGGAGCAAGCTTAGCAGTAGCTTTTGCTAAAAAAGGAGCTAAGTTGCTATTAAATGGACGTCATGAAAAAATTCCAGTTGAATTAGAAGAAACTCTAAAGCAATTGGGAGGAGAATATAAATATTTACAAGCTGATTTAACTAAAGTGAACCTTAAAGATTACTTTAATCAAGCTTGGGAAGAGTTTGGAAAAGTAGATATTTTAATCAATAATGCCGGCATTACTCGTGACAAGATGTTCATTGGAATGAGGGATGCAGATTTTGATGAGGTTATGAACTTAGATCTCCGGATTCCATTTTTCCTAAGTAAAGTTGCCCTCAAAAAGATGAATCGTGAACGTTCAGGGGTTATCTTAAATATGAGTAGTATTGTAGGGATGCATGGAAATGTTGGTCAAGCTAATTATGCAACGGCAAAGGCAGGGCTAATTGGATTGACGAAGTCACTTGCTAAAGAAGCTGCAATGCGTAATATTCGGGTAAATGCAATTGCGCCGGGGATGATCGATACAGAGATGACGCAAGTACTTTCTGAACGTGTAAAAAATAATATATTAAAGCAGATTCCATTGACGCGCTTTGGTAAAACAAGTGAAGTAGCGCAGGCTGCTATTTTTTTGACCCAAAATGACTATATTACAGGTCAAACAATTGTTGTTGATGGTGGTATGACGATCTAG